The DNA window TTAATAATTGATGAATTGATTAACAACTCCAAGGTTGATAATAACAAAATTAAGGGTATTGGTATCGTTATGCCGGGATTAATAGATAGCCAAAAAAGAGTTTTACGATCCGTTCATCCATTCCCGCTACTAAAAGATTACCCACTTGTTGAACAACTAGAAGAACACTATAAAAAAACAATTTGGCTAGAAAATGATGCAAACGGTGCTGTTTTAGGTGAAAAGTGGTTTGGACATGGGAAAAAATTTAACAATTATGTATTTGTTGTTGGAGATTCTGGAATTGGAGCAGGAATTGTTATAAACGGAAGGTTATATTCTGGAGCTTCTAACTCCGCCGGGGAAATTGGCCACACATTTATGACTAAGGATTTTATTCCTTTGGAAAGCTTCGGGGGTTTATCGAGGTTGGCAGATGACTTTAAACTCCCGTTAGAGATAATTTTAAACGAATCAAAAAACTCAGATGAAATTAAAAAAGCCTTGGATGATATCAGTAAATTTTTAGCCTTAGGGATAGTTAACCTTGTAAACACGGTTGATCCCGAAGCGATAATTGTAGGGGGAAGAATTTTAAAAGCAGGGAACTCTGTTATCAGAGAAATAAAAAAAATAGTTGAGCAATACACCTTTTCAGATAAAGTCCCACAAATTTTAGTTGCTTCAAAGAAAGAAGATGCACTTTTGTTCGGCGCTGCCTCAATTGCAATCGAACACATCGTAGCTTCTCCTTATCAGTTTTTGCTAAACAATGATAAAAGCGTCTCTTACAACAGTCTCAAATAAAAAGGAGAGTTTTTGAATTTCTAAAGGCATTACAAATTCTCAAAAAGGAGGTAGAGTAGTATGAAAAAGTTAGTAGGCATAGTACTTCTAAGTGTATTAAGTTTCACTATGATTTTTGCCCAAAGTGGGCAGGTAGAGATATTCAGCTGGTGGACAGGTGGAGGAGAAGAAGAGGCTCTGCTAGCAACTATTCAAGATTTTAATGAATTATATCCAAACATTCAGGTAATCAATGCAACTGTTGCCGGTGGAGCAGGAACAAACGCCAAAGCAGTTTTAAAAACAAGAATGCTAGGCGGAAACCCACCAGACACATTCCAAGTACACGCTGGTTGGGAGTTAACAGATACATACGTATTACCAGGACTAATGGAACCACTAACAAACTATCTCAAATCCTGGGGAGTATACGACAAATTCCCAGAAGGTTTAATAGACATAGTAAGTTATCAAGGTGAAGTTTATTCAATCCCTTTGACGGTGCATAGAAGCAACGTTGTATTCTACAACAAGAAGTTATTTAACGAAATAGGTTTGACAAAAGAACCCGAAACATGGAACGAATTCATAAATGCTTTAGAAAAGGCGAAAGCTGCTGGTTACACTCCACTTGCAATGGGAGATAAAAACAAATGGGAAGCGGGTCAAATTGCAGAGAATCTCATGGTAGCTGAATTTGGAGCCGTAAATTACAACAAATTATTTAACGGCGAACTATCTTTCAATGATAAAAGACTTGACAATGCTTTAGAAAAAATGGTACAACTTATGAACTACGTAAACGTAGACCATGCAGCATTGGAATGGCAAGATGCTTCAAGACTGTTGTACGAAGACAAAGCCGTTTTCAACTTAATGGGTGACTGGGCAGAAGGGTACTTCAAAACCTTAGGTTGGATACCAGGCGAAGATTTTGGATGGTTTGAATTACCTGGTACACAAGCTGTGTTTGTGCTAATATCTGATACCTTTGGGTTGCCAAAGAATGCTCCAAATAGAGAAAATGCATTGATCCTTTTGGAATACCTAGCTTCCACAAGGGCTCAATCATTGTTTAACCCAATTAAAGGTTCTATCCCAGCAAGAATGGATGCAGACCCAGGAGACGATCCATACTTGATTCAAACAGCTGAGGATTTCAAAACTCTCATCATCTCACCATCCATCGTTCACGGTTCTGCTGCACCTGAAGCATTTGTCACTTCATTCAACGATGCCATTAACAACTTAGTAACTACTAAAAACGTAAAACAAGCCAAACAAATGATACTATGGGCTGCTGAAGACGTAAATCTACTCACAGATTAACATAAGAATAACTTAATCTCGGCCCTTTCTGGGCCGAGGTTTTTGATATTCCACTATCTATAAGGAGAGATATGTATGTCTGTTCAAAAGAAAAAGGCAAGAGCAGGATTTTTTATAATCTTACCTTCTTTGGCTTTCATTGGTATATTTGTCTATTATTTCATATTTTTGACAATAAGAACATCGACTTCTAACTGGAACAGTTTCACCTCATTGTTGAGTGGAGAGTATAAATTTGTGGGGTTGAGAAATTATCAAAGATTATTCAACGACCCCAGATTTCAAACAGATTTATGGAACACATTATTTTTCACATTATTTTTCCTTGCAGGATGTATAATACTTGGTATATTTTTAGCTAATATTATTGACAAAAAATTGAGAGGTTCAAGTTTTTTTCAAAACTTGTTTTTATTCCCCATGGCAATTTCATATGTAGTAACAGGTACTGTTTGGGGTTGGATATTCGCACCAGGAAACATACCAACCTCACCACAAGGAATTAACCTATTACTTGAAAACCTTGGATGGTCTAATTTACAATGGATGTGGTACACAAGTACACAATCGATAGGTAAATTCAATCTAGCGTTGATACCAGTGATAATTGCAGCAACCTGGCAGATGTCGGGATACGTAATGGCAATGTATTTAGCTGGGCTTAGAGCAATACCTGAAGAGATGATAGAAGCTGCACAAGTGGATGGGGCAACAGGTACTCAATTGTTTTGGCGGATAAAGTTCCCAATGCTAAGACCAATAACCCTTAGTGCAATGATAGTAATAGGACACATGTCACTAAAGATATTCGATTTAATATACGCTATGACTGGAAGCGGACCTAATAACGTTACCGATATGCCCGCTATTTATATGTTTGAACAGATGTTTAGATCCAACAGATACGCAATCGCATCAGCCATCGCAATAATAATGCTGATAATGGTGGCGGCCGTTATAATACCTTATCTGTACAGTTCCTTTAGGGGGGAAAGATGATGGCGGAGAAAACAAATAAAACTTCACTCACCATTTATTATATTATACTTGCTGTGTTCACAATATTTTATGTTCTACCGTTTTATGTAACTATAAGCACATCCTTTAAGCCATTTGAAGAAGTTTCCATATCAAACATGTGGAAACTACCAAGTAAGTTTTCCATTGAAGGATTCAAAGCTGCGTTTGCAAGGTTAGGTCCAAATCTAAAAAATAGCTTTTACCTTACTATACCTGCTACTTTAATATCTGCAATGATTGGTTCAATTAACGGCTTTGCCCTTTCAAAATTAAGATTCAAATATTCAAATATTGTA is part of the Petrotoga olearia DSM 13574 genome and encodes:
- a CDS encoding ROK family transcriptional regulator, whose product is MANKTYNIELVKERNRSLVLELLNSKGTSTRSEIADITGLTNATITNIVNELIFRDLVEEVGTVDGKLGRKRKLIRLKEDAFYVIGVEFGVNIVRTGIFNFKGKKIKTVEKEINSYGRPTDVLKDLILIIDELINNSKVDNNKIKGIGIVMPGLIDSQKRVLRSVHPFPLLKDYPLVEQLEEHYKKTIWLENDANGAVLGEKWFGHGKKFNNYVFVVGDSGIGAGIVINGRLYSGASNSAGEIGHTFMTKDFIPLESFGGLSRLADDFKLPLEIILNESKNSDEIKKALDDISKFLALGIVNLVNTVDPEAIIVGGRILKAGNSVIREIKKIVEQYTFSDKVPQILVASKKEDALLFGAASIAIEHIVASPYQFLLNNDKSVSYNSLK
- a CDS encoding carbohydrate ABC transporter permease; the protein is MSVQKKKARAGFFIILPSLAFIGIFVYYFIFLTIRTSTSNWNSFTSLLSGEYKFVGLRNYQRLFNDPRFQTDLWNTLFFTLFFLAGCIILGIFLANIIDKKLRGSSFFQNLFLFPMAISYVVTGTVWGWIFAPGNIPTSPQGINLLLENLGWSNLQWMWYTSTQSIGKFNLALIPVIIAATWQMSGYVMAMYLAGLRAIPEEMIEAAQVDGATGTQLFWRIKFPMLRPITLSAMIVIGHMSLKIFDLIYAMTGSGPNNVTDMPAIYMFEQMFRSNRYAIASAIAIIMLIMVAAVIIPYLYSSFRGER
- a CDS encoding extracellular solute-binding protein; the protein is MKKLVGIVLLSVLSFTMIFAQSGQVEIFSWWTGGGEEEALLATIQDFNELYPNIQVINATVAGGAGTNAKAVLKTRMLGGNPPDTFQVHAGWELTDTYVLPGLMEPLTNYLKSWGVYDKFPEGLIDIVSYQGEVYSIPLTVHRSNVVFYNKKLFNEIGLTKEPETWNEFINALEKAKAAGYTPLAMGDKNKWEAGQIAENLMVAEFGAVNYNKLFNGELSFNDKRLDNALEKMVQLMNYVNVDHAALEWQDASRLLYEDKAVFNLMGDWAEGYFKTLGWIPGEDFGWFELPGTQAVFVLISDTFGLPKNAPNRENALILLEYLASTRAQSLFNPIKGSIPARMDADPGDDPYLIQTAEDFKTLIISPSIVHGSAAPEAFVTSFNDAINNLVTTKNVKQAKQMILWAAEDVNLLTD